One stretch of Actinacidiphila sp. DG2A-62 DNA includes these proteins:
- a CDS encoding bifunctional 4-hydroxy-2-oxoglutarate aldolase/2-dehydro-3-deoxy-phosphogluconate aldolase has translation MYRWEITRAALAQRVFATIRGESYDQAAATADTLLSAGLTTLEISLTTPFALEAVTTLVREVGDDAVIGAGTVLDGVSARMAIEAGARFLLSPNLDEQVLRTGHRYGVPVFPGVATPTEAVRALELGADALTLYPAISYTPDWITDVRAILPQAPVLPVGGITVGAAPDWVAAGAVAVGMGSALTDGDRATVTKRLTTLLERLADSGS, from the coding sequence GTGTACCGCTGGGAGATCACCCGGGCCGCGCTGGCCCAGCGGGTCTTCGCCACCATCCGCGGCGAGAGCTACGACCAGGCCGCCGCCACCGCCGACACCCTGCTGTCGGCCGGCCTGACCACGTTGGAGATTTCGCTCACCACGCCCTTCGCCCTGGAGGCGGTCACCACGCTGGTCCGCGAGGTCGGCGACGACGCGGTGATCGGCGCCGGCACGGTCCTCGACGGCGTCTCCGCCCGGATGGCCATCGAGGCCGGCGCCCGCTTCCTGCTCTCGCCCAACCTCGACGAGCAGGTGCTGCGCACCGGCCACCGCTACGGCGTACCGGTCTTCCCCGGCGTCGCCACGCCCACCGAGGCGGTCCGCGCGCTGGAGCTGGGCGCCGACGCGCTCACCCTCTACCCGGCGATCTCCTACACCCCCGACTGGATCACCGACGTCCGCGCGATCCTGCCGCAGGCGCCGGTGCTCCCGGTCGGCGGCATCACCGTCGGCGCCGCGCCCGACTGGGTCGCGGCCGGCGCGGTCGCGGTCGGCATGGGCTCCGCGCTCACCGACGGCGACCGCGCGACCGTCACCAAGCGCCTGACCACCCTCCTGGAACGCCTGGCCGACTCCGGGAGTTGA